The following are from one region of the Salmo trutta chromosome 22, fSalTru1.1, whole genome shotgun sequence genome:
- the LOC115158954 gene encoding relaxin-3 receptor 1-like, giving the protein MNDSAMQQNDSAQTLAPEVCEQVLEDNAGLGYGGSTGNLSLRCWLYFLSKESILELQGDGSSITVRVMIALVYSVVCALGLVGNSLALYLLHSRHSQKQSSINCFVMGLALTDLQFVLTLPFWAIDTALDFRWPFGKVMCKIISSVTVMNMYASVFFLTAMSVARYYAVTTALKMHSRRAAAAGAKWISLGIWVVSLLATLPHAIYSTSAQLYDEELCLVRFSESGSWDPQLLLGLYQLQKVLLGFVIPLVVITVCYLLLLRFVLSQRISGATCSEGSEGRHKHRSKVTKSVAIVVLSFFLCWLPNQALTLWGALIKFDLVHFSNAYYNVQNYTFPLTVCLAHTNSCLNPVLYCIIRREYRAGLKELLLRATPSPRSLANLLPHKAKVAEAPPDMVLVQMDVIGIS; this is encoded by the coding sequence ATGAATGACTCAGCCATGCAACAGAATGACAGTGCACAGACCCTGGCACCAGAGGTTTGTGAGCAGGTGCTGGAGGATAATGCAGGACTGGGTTACGGTGGCTCTACTGGTAACCTGTCGCTGCGCTGCTGGCTGTACTTCTTAAGCAAGGAATCTATCCTGGAACTACAGGGCGATGGCTCCAGCATCACAGTGCGTGTGATGATAGCTCTGGTGTACTCCGTCGTGTGTGCACTGGGGCTAGTGGGGAACTCTCTGGCACTCTACCTGCTTCACTCACGCCACAGTCAGAAGCAGTCTTCCATCAACTGCTTTGTAATGGGCTTGGCTCTCACAGACCTACAGTTTGTTCTCACGCTCCCTTTTTGGGCTATTGACACGGCTCTGGACTTCCGCTGGCCCTTCGGCAAAGTAATGTGTAAGATCATCAGCTCCGTGACCGTCATGAACATGTACGCCAGCGTCTTCTTCCTGACTGCCATGAGTGTGGCACGGTACTACGCGGTGACCACGGCCCTCAAGATGCACAGCAGGCGGGCAGCGGCGGCTGGTGCCAAGTGGATCAGCCTGGGCATCTGGGTAGTGTCGCTGCTGGCCACCCTGCCCCATGCCATCTATTCCACCAGTGCCCAGCTGTATGACGAGGAGCTGTGCTTGGTGCGATTCTCTGAGTCGGGCAGCTGGGACCCTCAGCTGCTCCTGGGGCTGTACCAGCTACAGAAGGTACTGCTGGGCTTTGTCATCCCCTTGGTGGTCATCACTGTGTGTTACCTGCTGCTGCTGCGCTTCGTGCTGAGCCAACGCATCAGCGGAGCGACCTGCTCGGAGGGCTCGGAAGGCCGCCACAAGCACCGCTCCAAAGTCACAAAGTCGGTGGCCATCGTGGTGCTGTCCTTTTTTCTGTGCTGGCTGCCCAACCAGGCGCTGACGCTGTGGGGCGCGCTGATTAAGTTTGACCTGGTGCACTTCAGCAACGCATATTACAACGTCCAGAACTACACCTTCCCTCTGACTGTATGTCTGGCTCACACCAACAGCTGCCTCAACCCCGTGTTGTACTGCATAATTCGCCGTGAGTACCGCGCAGGCCTCAAAGAGCTGCTGCTGCGCGCCACACCCTCCCCAAGGAGCCTGGCCAACCTGCTGCCCCACAAGGCCAAGGTGGCAGAGGCTCCCCCTGACATGGTGCTGGTCCAGATGGATGTTATAGGCATTTCATGA